A single region of the Eriocheir sinensis breed Jianghai 21 chromosome 53, ASM2467909v1, whole genome shotgun sequence genome encodes:
- the LOC126983178 gene encoding histone acetyltransferase KAT6A-like isoform X6, translating into MGPKDRDRGGGGGGGGGGGGGSSSGSGGGGGGGSGSGSSCLPSSEEWLHRLLAAISKIKSQKQRPNLERITQTMRQLYTVPPDLVVANLQAQVESGAILYIENKGLESYADPKNPPLRTGGRLSVRTPTASSRAADLVGKVVRAVRELGPEGSSLKDITAHLHSQGALPTDDPQIGNLVRHATKRALQRGFLAQSGKNFTLGTAARHRKSTGRPSVSKKLLGGGPDDDDDDLGVHLHSPSLDGSNPHLQNTTMPICCECLGTEKSVNGGFIHCTFCGTSVHPKCLRLDPSASVRLQKQGWQCEACKPCIVCRKTGSEVLGSLILCSFCDDGYHVSCTSPPLEQRPMSPNWCCSHCTKGPRAATVTTSSTSTNNNNNNNNNRSNTSSPSSSVAGEGTTPTSNTSASSRKGRGRSRKSLQEVNARSRKYSTSSSSSCSRSASRWRKKSESDHHKDPASDSDDSEVVERKPGSIEKMPRPVLPPGVTERDLEMFKKAQEKASQEMDKNRTTVQERDPFNMSRCPASIDFGQYDVQTWYSAPYPQEYARLTKLFLCEFCLKYMKSVSMLGRHLKKCVWRTPPGTEIYRKDGLSVFEVDGNVSKIYCQNLCLLAKLFLDHKTLYYDVEPFLFYVLTRNDEKGCHLVGYFSKEKLSALKYNVSCIMTMPQYQRQGYGRFLIDFSYLLSKCEGQPGTPEKPLSDLGRVSYTAYWKSVILEYLHHIKNKSSFSIQEVVKDKAMYPADVAYTLNILGFFKRDSNNQMVVSIDWKAVEEHYQKQLNNPRRLRLDPEALRWSPLLPGHNISSQQDSDEDEEEKIEEDMVKVEECKNVAESNRMEVKVEHAEPCEATTQSATGREELMGQDETGATPTHTNHVKTRPPRPNKAATLTPVSAVEAKEREKENINSNSESKQKNNRSIHAKGEEKILSMAAKEDAYVFKEEEEEDFEPSFRSLKKGRRKTHALKETQCSQEKRRVKHGVHSNEEERRLGSEERRKVSDKQATEEKSPGDKNEKGEAPKTGAEDQVKVSEHGGSSDSKVEVEKSERIEEKSAESKKTVAAKEDPSPPQNKKVEGEDSQATAKECVRDQVSTRRATTTTTTPSSNTIPASAATTTPSPATGPRHTRRVASSSHVSYGDYDNEDSQDVPEEGDPPPRSRRESLATRSRKKYLNEQREEDGRRDGSLRTRRKVEQEENDKENQREHVSRRRKRPDVEEGEEETRREAAVKNRRVDVEGDEGRREGSARLRKRIEAEECERESRRESSLRRRRKPEVEESEEESSKEPSVRRSRRKAEVEECEDDPTRETLAQGTGNPEPEESEEEPTAPSKDSMSMKLKTKGEEEVLPPTPSKDSKLKAKAEEEVSAPSKDSRPKAKVEEESLSPSKESTTSKLKVKGELVEEQHPVAGLRESSRIRRRLEPEEKKDSQESHREVPERPHRLRNKTQPYSARGTATGSNSRRRKHSEIEDEEEVVVEVTSSRGRTIRVKHHPDADDYNSHKNKRPRRSEEVEHSASRNEEVERSTKRKDEVDRATRKEVDETLRTRKSKRIEEQPEPLNLRPKKPRQSRNLEGAAAGLRNNLPHTPAVSLEEGEERVEGVPEKEEGAETVELEMPHLEPMVELEKPTEQPQTEKKSDDKCKSDRLQETRCDQLTVSDVDDKTNDSDQLSLVRKRGWPKGVPRGPKSTVRGRGRSANRGRAKPKPKDDQKPDGVDGSEAQETFSEDTEMMTPASDDLLEEGDTRHEVGEEEDDDEDEEEEEETNPKAPSMLQSTPVHAVKEKESDSEKPSKPEATEKQLMMTENQSDKVESPVDLEKTKEKQEPCKREGENSPWEGDHLKNHDMRKVEQEKREEETEDEEEGEDDLARKDSLAKITGEVGETLLNAVKEVKMAKGKSDASEKGEKLATGTTQESLKKQDKVLTETTKQQLSKDTEDKGRSGEGHQELSEADKAVASIMNGTCESIPNGECLDHDSYSSPPPAEEIHEVVECKVPDGRVDEAYQEEVTKAVESIWGGTEERETALVEDSRPPEIIEEPKILGGILTPLPTTQLPPQTPSVVTPSPSLQPEEEAIPNSPANSLDHSRSPASSVPPSPIPSSPPPAPAPPSPAPSIEPSPLPSDSPLEPPCAPAPITPTSPQSVESPASPSSIGSPSSLRSSSPLSEIPVDHHIQQPSSPISLPSQPVGLEDDQSSCHLPGVGEPVPVAETPVLSSVSSHHNQDGQDSKDRHCESVIENLDHSQEQKNEQALAKECSQDEEVEEEEEEEEEETSVREPQEQPSIPGVSEALSVASHQEESLASQMDQAYESTDTPKVDSHPGSQDNPHMHDLALEVGDGPKAVNSSAGNTPPSSCGSTNTTSVITRQAPTPTPPHQQETGSMGVYTPDSTTNSVHSMHGYSQGEFDVSQLGIESPTSISSNEMAHSVEAPQQASTPQSYSDCAQLPGQQVQPPTPTHVQPTTPTHVQPTTPTHTQPTTPTPPHIARTTPTPTPILPQPIPQPQPQPPPQQQPQPQPQPQPQPQPQPPSIITQAATQTVQTIGVVALPQTHPHQPPTKHQPSKQRHIQPKPPTQPQPQPVSAGSRPPSNLSTQLSPQPVAAMHVPSQAHVMTQRMVSPHPPSGLGHNHPMSYHTHGAHTPHPPRTPHVPHSHTQMQNFGHHPNYMMGPHQQMLGHHGSMISQGYLPQPSVTTYAQPHTPSHSSSYMTSVIQSRMGGAGAPQQTAGPNSSASSQRAGQASSGSSQRGPAHPSASPAVCGPSATNYHFINSSPPGPSPTPTPMGAEQHHGGVVQGSASSCSIARLQQLTNGIMDIVPPPPCAGVTPPPSHTVTPPPSHTVTPPPSATAAAAAQRNMTPPISNLQSQVQLSYTKYKPHQAAAAAQMSPNMMAPTMLGYQVNGYRMPGQPPTMSALNAPYLTNPSFMNQQLPVQMMNMHAQAPGQYQDPRTQPQNTMYSPYYSMTPLQLNGTMRR; encoded by the exons AACACCACTATGCCTATCTGCTGTGAGTGCTTGGGGACGGAGAAGAGCGTTAATGGTGGCTTCATCCACTGCACCTTCTGTGGTACTTCAGTGCACCCTAAGTGTCTACGGCTGGACCCCTCTGCCTCTGTCAGACTACAGAAGCAGGGGTGGCAGTGTGAAGCGTGTAAACCCTGCATCGTGTGCCGAAAGACCGGCTCAGAG GTTCTGGGCAGCCTTATCCTGTGCAGCTTCTGTGATGATGGCTACCACGTGAGCTGCACCTCTCCACCCTTGGAGCAGCGGCCCATGTCCCCTAATTGGTGCTGCTCCCATTGTACCAAAGGGCCACGAGCTGCCACCGTCACCACCTCATCCACATctacaaacaataacaacaacaacaacaacaaccgtagTAACACATCCTCGCCAAGTAGTAGTGTGGCAGGGGAGGGCACCACCCCCACCTCGAACACCTCCGCCTCCAGTAGGAAAGGTCGGGGGAGGTCAAGGAAAAGCTTGCAGGAGGTGAATGCAAGAAGTAGGAAGTACAGCACTTCATCTTCTAGTTCATGTTCAAG ATCTGCTTCACGATGGCGCAAGAAGAGTGAGAGTGACCACCATAAGGACCCGGCCAGCGACTCTGATGACAGTGAGG TAGTGGAGCGCAAGCCTGGCAGCATAGAGAAGATGCCTCGTCCTGTCCTGCCCCCGGGCGTCACAGAGAGGGACCTGGAGATGTTCAAGAAGGCCCAGGAGAAGGCATCACAG GAGATGGACAAGAACCGGACCACAGTGCAGGAGCGAGACCCATTCAACATGTCTCGGTGCCCTGCCAGCATAGACTTTGGCCAGTATGACGTCCAGACATGGTACTCAGCCCCCTACCCACAGGAATATGCCCG GTTAACTAAGCTGTTCTTGTGTGAGTTCTGCCTCAAATACATGAAGAGTGTCTCCATGTTGGGCCGCCACCTCAAGAAGTGTGTGTGGCGCACTCCACCAGGGACGGAGATCTACCGCAAGGATGGTTTGTCTGTCTTTGAG GTTGATGGGAATGTGAGCAAAATATATTGTCAAAACCTGTGCCTGTTAGCTAAGCTGTTTCTGGACCACAAGACTCTTTACTACGATGTGGaacctttcctcttctatgtCCTGACCCGCAATGATGAGAAAGGCTGTCACCTGGTGGGGTACTTCAGTAAGGAAAAACTCTCAGCCCTAAAGTACAATGTGTCATGCATCATGACTATGCCGCAGTACCAGCGTCAGGGATACGGCCGCTTCCTCATCGACTTCA GTTACCTTCTCTCCAAGTGTGAGGGTCAGCCAGGGACCCCTGAGAAGCCCCTCTCAGACTTGGGCCGTGTCTCCTACACTGCTTACTGGAAGTCCGTCATTCTGGAGTACCTCCACCATATCAAGAACAAGTCCTCCTTCAGCATccaggaggtggtgaaggataaAGCCATGTATCCAGCAGATGTTGCCTACACCCTCAACATCTTGGGTTTTTTCAAGAGGGACTCCAACAACCA GATGGTTGTCAGTATAGACTGGAAGGCAGTGGAGGAACACTACCAGAAACAACTGAACAACCCCCGGCGGCTGAGACTGGACCCTGAGGCCCTGCGCTGGTCCCCATTGCTACCAGGACACAACATTTCCTCACAGCAGGACTCTGATGAG gatgaagaagagaaaattgaagaagACATGGTAAAGGTTGAGGAGTGCAAGAATGTAGCGGAGAGCAACAGGATGGAGGTAAAGGTGGAGCATGCTGAGCCATGTGAGGCCACAACTCAGTCTGCCACTGGAAGGGAGGAGCTGATGGGGCAGGATGAGACTGgggccacaccaacacacacaaaccatgTCAAGACTCGCCCCCCAAGGCCCAACAAGGCTGCCACTCTCACCCCTGTGTCAGCT GTTGAAGCCAAAGAGCGAGAAAAGGagaacatcaacagcaacagtgAATCCAAACAGAAGAATAACCGTTCTATCCAtgcaaaaggagaggagaagattcTGTCCATGGCAGCAAAGGAGGATGCTTATgtcttcaaggaggaggaggaggaggactttgagCCCAGCTTTCGCAGTCTCAAGAAAGGCAGGCGGAAGACGCATGCCCTGAAGGAAACGCAGTGTTCCCAGGAGAAGCGTAGAGTGAAGCATGGAGTCCACagtaatgaggaggagaggaggttgggctcagaggagaggaggaaggtgtcaGACAAACAAGCAACAGAGGAAAAGTCACCTGGAGATAAGAACGAGAAGGGTGAAGCTCCAAAAACAGGTGCTGAGGACCAAGTGAAGGTCTCAGAGCATGGAGGATCTTCAGATTCAAAAGTAGAGGTGGAGAAGAGTGAGAGGATAGAAGAGAAATCTGCAGAAAGTAAAAAGACAGTTGCAGCAAAAGAAGATCCTTCACCACCACAAAACAAGAAAGTTGAAGGGGAGGATTCACAAGCAACAGCTAAAG AGTGTGTGAGGGACCAAGTCAGCACCAGGagagctaccaccaccaccaccaccccctcttcTAACACTATCCCAGCCTCTGCTGCCACAACCACACCAAGCCCGGCAACAGGACCCAGACACACCCGTCGGGTGGCGTCATCTTCCCACGTCTCTTATGGTGATTATGACAATGAGGACTCACAGGACGTGCCAGAGGAGGGAGACCCACCTCCCAGAAGCCGGCGTGAGTCCTTGGCCACACGGAGCCGCAAGAAGTACCTGAACGAGCAgcgggaggaggatgggaggagagatggCTCGCTGCGGACTAGGAggaaggtggagcaggaggagaatgaCAAAGAGAACCAACGGGAACATGTGTCCAGGCGGAGGAAGAGGccagatgtggaggagggggaagaggagactaGGAGGGAGGCTGCTGTTAAGAATAGGAGAGTTGATGTTGAGGGTGatgaggggcggagggagggctCAGCCAGGCTACGCAAGAGGATAGAAGCTGAAGAGTGTGAGCGGGAGAGTCGGAGGGAGAGCTCtctgcggaggaggagaaagccagaggtggaggagagtgaagaagagagcAGCAAAGAGCCCTCAGTCAGGCGGAGCAGGAGGAAAGCTGAAGTGGAGGAGTGTGAGGATGATCCCACCAGGGAGACTCTAGCTCAAGGCACTGGGAACCCAGAaccagaggagagtgaagaggagccAACAGCACCCAGCAAAGACTCCATGAGTATGAAACTGAAGACCAAAGGTGAGGAAGAAGTGCTGCCTCCAACGCCCAGCAAGGATTCCAAACTCAAGGCCAAGGCTGAGGAAGAGGTGTCAGCTCCCAGCAAAGACTCCAGACCCAAAGCCAAAGTTGAGGAGGAGTCATTATCTCCTAGCAAAGAGTCTACCACTAGTAAACTCAAGGTGAAGGGTGAGCTTGTGGAGGAGCAGCACCCAGTAGCGGGTCTTAGGGAGTCCTCACGGATAAGGCGGAGGCTGGAACCGGAAGAGAAGAAGGACTCCCAAGAATCCCATAGAGAAGTTCCAGAACGACCGCACAGACTCAGAAACAAAACCCAACCATATTCTGCCAGGGGCACAGCCACAGGCAGTAACAGCAGAAGGAGAAAACATTCAGAGattgaggatgaagaagaggtggtggttgaggtgaccAGCAGCAGAGGACGCACCATCAGGGTGAAGCATCACCCTGATGCTGATGATTACAACAGTCACAAAAACAAGCGCCCcaggaggagtgaggaggtggAGCACAGTGCTTCTAGGAATGAAGAGGTAGAGAGGAGCACCAAAAGGAAAGACGAGGTAGACCGGGCCACCAGGAAGGAGGTTGATGAAACACTGCGTACCAGGAAATCAAAACGCATTGAGGAGCAGCCAGAACCCCTCAACCTAAGGCCCAAGAAACCTAGGCAGAGCCGGAACCTTGAAGGAGCTGCAGCAGGGTTGAGAAACAACCTGCCCCACACACCTGCAGTGAgtctggaggaaggagaagaaagagtggagggggtgccagagaaagaggaagg TGCGGAAACAGTGGAGCTGGAGATGCCTCACCTGGAACCCATGGTAGAGCTGGAGAAGCCCACTGAGCAGCCACAG ACTGAAAAGAAAAGTGACGACAAGTGCAAGTCTGACAGGCTTCAAGAGACCAGATGTGACCAACTTACTGTGTCAGATGTGGATGACAAGACTAATGACAGTGACCAGTTGTCTCTGGTCAGAAAACGAGGCTGGCCGAAGGGTGTTCCTCGTGGCCCTAAGAGCACGGTGAGGGGTCGAGGACGCTCTGCTAATCGAGGCCGAGCCAAGCCAAAG CCTAAGGACGACCAGAAGCCTGATGGAGTGGATGGGAGTGAGGCACAGGAGACCTTCTCTGAGGACACCGAGATGATGACGCCTGCTAGTGATGACTTGTTGGAGGAAGGAGATACTCGCcatgaggtgggagaggaggaagacgatgatgaggatgaagaggaagaggaagagactaaCCCTAAGGCACCAAGCATGCTTCAAAGCACACCTGTTCATgcagtaaaggaaaaggaatctGACTCCGAGAAACCCTCTAAACCAGAAGCCACTGAGAAGCAGCTCATGATGACAGAGAATCAATCAGATAAAGTTGAGAGTCCAGTGGATCTTGAGAAGACTAAAGAGAAGCAAGAACCATGTAAAAGGGAGGGTGAAAATTCCCCTTGGGAGGGTGACCACTTGAAGAACCATGATATGAGAAAAGTGGagcaagaaaagagagaagaggagacagaggatgaagaagagggtgaagatgaCTTGGCAAGAAAGGACTCATTAGCAAAGATAACAGGTGAGGTGGGGGAGACATTGCTAAATGCAGTGAAAGAAGTAAAAATGGCAAAGGGAAAGAGTGATGCTTCTGAAAAAGGTGAGAAATTAGCAACAGGAACAACACAAGAGTCACTGAAGAAGCAGGACAAAGTATTGACTGAGACAACAAAGCAGCAACTAAGTAAAGACACTGAGGACAAAGGCAGGTCAGGAGAGGGGCACCAGGAGCTGAGTGAGGCCGACAAGGCTGTGGCCAGCATCATGAATGGCACCTGTGAGAGTATCCCAAATGGGGAGTGCCTGGACCATGACAGCTACAGCAGCCCACCTCCAGCAGAAGAGATTCATGAGGTGGTTGAGTGCAAGGTACCTGATGGCCGAGTGGATGAAGCATACCAGGAGGAGGTAACCAAGGCAGTGGAGAGCATAtggggaggaacagaagagagagagactgccctcGTAGAGGATTCCAGGCCGCCAGAGATAATAGAGGAGCCAAAGATCCTTGGTGGCATCCTCACACCTCTCCCCACGACCCAGCTTCCTCCTCAGACCCCTTCTGTGGTCACACCAAGCCCTTCCTTACAACCTGAGGAAGAGGCAATTCCTAACAGTCCTGCAAACTCTTTGGACCACTCCAGATCCCCAGCATCCTCAGTCCCTCCTTCTCCAATCCCTAGCTCCCCACCCCCAGCTCCTGCCCCACCTTCACCTGCACCCTCTATTGAACCCTCTCCACTCCCCTCAGACTCTCCACTGGAGCCTCCTTGTGCCCCAgcccccatcaccccaacatctCCACAGTCTGTTGAATCTCCAGCTTCTCCCTCTTCAATAGGATCTCCCTCCTCACTCCGCTCTTCCTCACCTTTGTCCGAGATTCCTGTGGACCACCATATACAGCAGCCTTCCTCTCCTATTAGTTTACCCTCTCAGCCTGTTGGTCTGGAGGATGATCAGTCTTCATGTCACCTACCAGGTGTTGGTGAGCCTGTACCTGTCGCTGAGACTCCCGTGCTGTCCTCTGTATCTAGTCACCACAACCAAGATGGGCAGGACAGCAAAGATCGGCATTGTGAATCTGTGATAGAAAACCTGGATCACTCACAAGAACAAAAGAATGAGCAGGCATTGGCTAAGGAGTGTTCCCaggatgaagaagtggaggaggaggaggaggaggaggaggaggaaaccagtGTCAGGGAGCCACAGGAGCAACCCTCCATTCCAGGAGTGTCTGAAGCCCTGAGTGTTGCTAGCCACCAGGAGGAGAGCCTGGCATCCCAGATGGACCAGGCTTATGAATCCACAGACACTCCCAAAGTTGACAGTCACCCAGGTAGTCAAGATAACCCACACATGCATGACCTGGCCTTAGAGGTTGGAGATGGGCCCAAGGCTGTGAACTCTTCTGCTGGgaacactcctccctcctcctgtggGTCCACCAACACAACATCTGTGATCACTCGTCaggcccccacccccacccctccccaccagCAAGAGACTGGAAGCATGGGGGTCTACACTCCAGACTCCACCACAAACTCTGTTCACTCCATGCACGGGTACTCCCAAGGAGAGTTTGATGTGTCGCAGTTGGGCATTGAATCTCCGACTTCCATATCTAGTAATGAAATGGCTCACTCCGTAGAGGCTCCTCAGCAAGCATCTACACCCCAGAGCTACAGTGACTGTGCCCAGCTACCTGGCCAGCAGGTACAGCCACCAACCCCCACCCATGTACAGCCCACCACTCCGACTCATGTCCagcccaccacacccacccacacacagcccACCACCCCAACTCCTCCACACATAGCAAGaaccacccccaccccaacccctatACTGCCTCAGCCGATACCTCAGCCACAGCCTCAGCCTCCACCACAGCAGCAGCCACAGCCTCAGCCACAGCCTCAGCCACAACCACAGCCTCAGCCACCATCAATAATAACACAAGCCGCTACACAGACCGTTCAAACGATAGGAGTCGTAGCCCTGCCCCAAACCCACCCCCATCAGCCCCCCACCAAGCACCAGCCCTCAAAGCAGAGGCACATCCAGCCTAAACCACCCACccagccacagccacagccagTCTCTGCAGGCTCTCGCCCACCCTCAAACCTTAGCACCCAGCTCTCCCCACAGCCAGTGGCTGCTATGCATGTGCCAAGTCAGGCCCATGTGATGACCCAGCGCATGGTGAGTCCTCATCCTCCCTCAGGGTTGGGCCATAACCACCCCATGTCCTACCATACACATGGGGCACACACGCCCCATCCACCTCGCACTCCCCATGTTCCACACTCCCACACACAAATGCAAAATTTTGGCCATCATCCGAACTACATGATGGGACCACACCAGCAGATGCTGGGACACCATGGGTCCATGATCAGCCAGGGCTACCTCCCGCAGCCTTCCGTCACCACCTACGCACAACCTCACACACCCTCCCATTCAAGCTCTTACATGACATCAGTCATACAGTCCCGGATGGGGGGTGCAGGTGCCCCCCAGCAGACGGCAGGACCCaactcctctgcctcctcccaaCGTGCTGGTCAGGCCTCATCTGGTTCCTCCCAGCGGGGTCCTGCCCACCCCTCTGCCAGCCCAGCAGTGTGTGGACCCTCAGCGACAAACTACCACTTCATCAACTCCAGCCCACCAGGCCCgtcccccaccccaacccccatgGGGGCAGAACAGCACCACGGGGGTGTTGTGCAGGGTAGTGCATCCTCGTGCAGCATTGCACGGCTCCAACAGCTAACTAATGGCATCATGGACATTGTTCCTCCACCCCCCTGTGCAGgtgtcacccctcccccctcacacacagtcACCCCGCCTCCTTCCCACACGGTGACTCCGCCGCCCAGTGCCACAGCAGCAGCTGCTGCCCAGCGCAACATGACACCTCCTATTTCAAACCTACAGTCACAGGTGCAGCTGTCCTATACTAAATACAAGCCACaccaagcagcagcagcagcacagatGTCCCCCAACATGATGGCCCCCACTATGCTGGGCTACCAAGTCAATGGCTACCGCATGCCTGGCCAGCCCCCCACCATGTCTGCCCTTAACGCACCGTACCTGACCAACCCTTCGTTCATGAACCAACAACTACCGGTGCAGATGATGAACATGCACGCCCAGGCGCCGGGGCAGTACCAGGACCCCCGCACCCAGCCCCAGAACACCATGTATTCCCCGTACTATTCCATGACGCCACTACAGCTCAATGGCACCATGCGGCGATAG